Proteins co-encoded in one Gossypium arboreum isolate Shixiya-1 chromosome 11, ASM2569848v2, whole genome shotgun sequence genomic window:
- the LOC108471957 gene encoding agamous-like MADS-box protein AGL81 → MARRKLKMKLIEKEKARAATLKKRLQSLKKKAHEFSTLCDVEACMIVFEPELKDSPSRVEVWPSDPVQVETIIGRYNTMAASGSQKKTFSISNFFDMCRRQARDEVAQVCKANFKAKFPTWDDRIDNFSPEHIASCLTKLDSNIEVVKRKIMLMKGDDEQKLLRSESRTLGGFGARSTLSSSDNYIPAAALHLWNRNLLDNNIQTHTPLEIVNHFDHIQDIPRKNSEFGVIRDQPPLPTRPLDMQLPSFSPADEALVKLSLSLNPIEKSLRMSMMNDLGFGVRSGIASSSKNSFPNNAMYNPPPSYSICHDPRFGMPSNDVMFDSASIPVLHDPRSNGMQNNVMLKEPKSASETCFYAPSMRPEVATYNQQQLMMPHVFSQMPPPEFTDFYHDINQHEMINKKQRF, encoded by the coding sequence ATGGCTCGTAGAAAACTGAAAATGAAACTTATAGAGAAGGAGAAGGCTCGAGCTGCAACGCTTAAGAAGCGATTGCAGAGCTTGAAAAAAAAGGCTCATGAATTCTCCACCCTTTGTGATGTGGAGGCATGCATGATCGTCTTCGAACCCGAATTGAAGGACAGTCCTTCTAGGGTTGAAGTTTGGCCTTCGGATCCTGTTCAAGTTGAGACCATCATTGGCAGATACAACACTATGGCTGCTTCGGGTTCCCAAAAGAAGACTTTTAGTATTTCCAATTTCTTCGACATGTGCCGGAGACAAGCTCGTGACGAAGTCGCACAAGTCTGCAAGGCTAATTTCAAGGCCAAGTTTCCAACATGGGATGATCGTATCGACAATTTCTCCCCTGAGCATATTGCGTCGTGTCTTACTAAACTTGATTCGAACATTGAAGTTGTTAAGAGGAAGATCATGTTGATGAAGGGAGATGATGAGCAGAAGTTGTTGCGATCTGAATCGAGGACGCTAGGTGGTTTTGGTGCTCGATCGACACTGAGTTCTTCTGATAATTACATCCCTGCTGCAGCCTTACATCTTTGGAATCGAAACCTTTTGGATAATAACATTCAAACTCATACCCCTTTGGAGATTGTTAACCATTTTGATCACATCCAAGACATTCCTCGAAAGAACTCGGAGTTCGGAGTTATCAGAGATCAGCCGCCTCTTCCTACTAGACCTCTTGACATGCAACTACCTTCCTTTTCCCCTGCTGATGAGGCATTGGTGAAGCTTTCCCTCAGCTTGAATCCCATTGAGAAATCATTAAGGATGTCGATGATGAATGATCTTGGTTTTGGAGTTCGATCAGGAATTGCATCTAGCAGCAAAAACAGTTTTCCGAACAATGCTATGTACAATCCTCCGCCATCGTATTCCATATGTCACGATCCAAGATTCGGGATGCCAAGCAATGATGTAATGTTCGATTCAGCATCAATTCCGGTTCTTCATGATCCGAGGTCAAATGGCATGCAAAACAATGTGATGTTGAAGGAGCCTAAGTCAGCATCGGAAACTTGCTTTTATGCTCCATCGATGCGACCCGAGGTAGCTACGTATAACCAGCAACAGTTGATGATGCCGCATGTGTTTTCGCAAATGCCTCCTCCTGAGTTCACTGATTTCTACCATGACATCAATCAGCATGAGATGATCAACAAGAAACAAAGGTTCTAG